A region from the Saccharomonospora azurea NA-128 genome encodes:
- a CDS encoding metallophosphoesterase: MKRLVTGTAALAAATLGYAIGIERRHWTLRTAELPVLATGARPIRVLHVSDLHMLPNQKSKQQWVAELDRLNPDLVVNTGDNLAHPQAVPAVLRALGPLLHRPGLFVFGSNDYYAPKPKNPARYLMPKGKKKRIHGAHLPWRDLRAAFIEHGWLDLTHVRRTLTVGGQRVFAAGVDDPHLHRDRYNDITGTPDRHAVLRLGVTHSPEPRVLDPFAADGYDLVLAGHTHGGQLRLPGVGALVTNCELDRSRARGASRWGADMWLHVSAGLGTSPYAPARFACPPEATLLTLVPRGRALPSAESAARRQAASNVR, from the coding sequence ATGAAACGCCTCGTGACGGGGACGGCGGCGCTGGCCGCTGCGACCCTCGGTTACGCCATCGGCATCGAACGCCGGCACTGGACTCTGCGGACCGCGGAGTTGCCCGTCCTCGCCACCGGTGCCCGCCCCATCCGGGTGCTGCACGTGTCCGATCTGCACATGTTGCCGAACCAGAAGTCCAAGCAGCAGTGGGTGGCCGAGCTCGACCGGCTCAATCCCGACCTCGTCGTCAACACCGGTGACAACCTCGCGCACCCGCAGGCTGTCCCCGCGGTGCTGCGCGCGCTCGGACCACTGCTGCACCGGCCCGGGCTGTTCGTGTTCGGCAGCAACGACTACTACGCACCGAAACCGAAGAATCCGGCACGCTACCTCATGCCGAAAGGCAAGAAGAAGCGCATCCACGGCGCCCACCTGCCGTGGCGGGATCTGCGGGCCGCGTTCATCGAGCACGGTTGGCTCGACCTCACCCACGTGCGGCGCACGCTCACCGTGGGCGGGCAGCGGGTCTTCGCCGCGGGCGTCGACGACCCGCATCTGCACCGCGACCGCTACAACGACATCACCGGCACTCCCGATCGGCACGCGGTACTGCGCCTCGGCGTGACGCACTCGCCGGAACCGCGGGTGCTGGACCCGTTCGCCGCGGACGGCTACGACCTCGTCCTCGCCGGGCACACCCACGGGGGCCAGCTGCGGCTTCCGGGTGTCGGCGCGTTGGTCACGAACTGCGAGCTCGACCGGTCGCGGGCGCGGGGCGCCTCGCGCTGGGGAGCCGACATGTGGCTGCACGTCTCGGCCGGCCTGGGCACGTCGCCGTACGCGCCCGCTCGGTTCGCGTGCCCACCGGAGGCGACCCTGTTGACGCTGGTCCCGCGCGGGCGCGCGCTGCCGAGCGCCGAAAGTGCGGCCCGCCGTCAAGCCGCCAGCAACGTCCGCTAG
- a CDS encoding Dps family protein produces the protein MANSPIKSPLKESDKELTASVLQSALVDLIDLSLKAKQAHWNVVGKNFRSVHLQLDELTSAVREFVDDVAERANAIGVSPNGQAKTVAESSGLPDYPDNWQSTDMTVDRIVEILDRLIQRMRVRIDETDKSDLVTQDLFIAITQELEKQHWMWQAQKA, from the coding sequence ATGGCGAACTCGCCTATCAAGAGCCCGCTCAAGGAGAGCGACAAGGAGCTGACCGCGAGCGTCCTGCAGTCGGCCCTCGTCGATCTCATCGACCTGAGCCTGAAGGCCAAGCAGGCGCACTGGAACGTCGTCGGCAAGAACTTCCGCAGCGTCCACCTTCAGCTCGACGAGCTGACCTCGGCGGTCCGTGAGTTCGTCGACGACGTCGCCGAACGCGCCAACGCGATCGGCGTCTCGCCGAACGGCCAGGCCAAGACGGTCGCGGAGAGCTCCGGGCTCCCGGACTACCCGGACAACTGGCAGAGCACGGACATGACGGTCGACCGGATCGTCGAGATCCTCGACCGGTTGATCCAGCGGATGAGGGTTCGCATCGACGAGACCGACAAGAGCGACCTCGTGACGCAGGACCTGTTCATCGCGATCACCCAGGAACTGGAGAAGCAGCACTGGATGTGGCAGGCGCAGAAGGCCTGA
- a CDS encoding ArsA family ATPase, giving the protein MTDQLDIDRLLDDPETRVVVCCGSGGVGKTTTAAALALRAAERGRQTVVLTIDPARRLAQALGLRELGNQPRKVTVAGFEPKGELWAMMLDMRRTFDDMVRRHAGPERAEQLLANPFYQTISTSFSGTQEYMAMEKLGQLAATEEWDLIVVDTPPSRSALDFLDAPNRLSAALDGRMIRLLTTPARAGSWGLRKVVSAGFSMFAKAVSTILGGQLLADASAFMQAFDSTFGGFRERATKTAELLRSKGTAFVVVAAPEPDALREASYFVERLSTESMPLAGLVANRTHPVLADLSAIDALAAAEALERRGGEGDGTDASLAAAVLRLHADRVEMSQREERLLARFTKAHPHVAVTTVPALPSDVHDLTGLRDVGNRLAGA; this is encoded by the coding sequence GTGACCGACCAGCTCGACATCGACAGGTTGCTCGACGACCCCGAGACCCGCGTGGTCGTGTGCTGCGGGTCCGGTGGCGTCGGCAAGACCACCACCGCGGCGGCACTCGCGCTGCGCGCCGCCGAGCGGGGCAGGCAGACCGTGGTCCTGACCATCGACCCCGCCCGCAGGCTCGCCCAGGCTCTGGGCCTGCGCGAACTCGGCAACCAGCCGAGGAAGGTCACGGTCGCGGGGTTCGAGCCCAAGGGCGAGCTCTGGGCCATGATGCTCGACATGCGCCGCACCTTCGACGACATGGTGCGCAGGCACGCGGGCCCCGAACGCGCCGAGCAGCTCCTCGCCAACCCCTTCTACCAGACGATCTCCACGTCCTTCTCCGGCACACAGGAGTACATGGCGATGGAGAAACTCGGCCAGCTGGCGGCCACGGAGGAATGGGACCTCATCGTCGTCGACACCCCGCCGAGCCGGTCGGCGCTGGACTTCCTCGACGCCCCGAACCGGTTGTCCGCCGCGCTCGACGGCCGGATGATCCGGCTGCTGACCACGCCCGCGCGGGCCGGGAGCTGGGGCCTGCGCAAGGTCGTCAGCGCCGGCTTCTCGATGTTCGCCAAGGCCGTGTCCACCATCCTCGGTGGACAGCTGCTCGCCGACGCGTCGGCGTTCATGCAGGCGTTCGACTCGACCTTCGGCGGATTCCGGGAACGCGCCACCAAGACCGCCGAGCTGCTGCGGTCGAAGGGGACGGCGTTCGTGGTCGTCGCCGCACCCGAGCCCGACGCGCTCCGCGAGGCCAGCTACTTCGTGGAGCGGCTGTCGACCGAGTCGATGCCGCTGGCCGGGCTGGTCGCCAACCGCACCCATCCCGTGCTCGCGGACCTCTCCGCCATCGACGCCCTCGCCGCGGCCGAGGCGTTGGAGCGCCGGGGCGGCGAGGGTGACGGCACGGACGCCTCGCTGGCGGCAGCGGTGCTACGGCTGCACGCCGACCGCGTCGAGATGTCGCAACGCGAGGAGCGCCTGCTCGCCCGTTTCACGAAGGCGCATCCCCACGTCGCGGTGACCACGGTGCCCGCGCTGCCCAGCGACGTCCACGACCTCACCGGGCTGCGCGACGTGGGCAACCGCCTGGCCGGTGCGTGA
- a CDS encoding alpha/beta hydrolase — MVPPAHIRVQAAGARLMYGLPRPLRRLVAGKPVRIDGQELALDAQLLLRLQQLSGAALVRGSVESSRAALDASRHLVSGPPIQPVLTREIGIPAHHGEIAATLYTPEEAPHDSGLLVFYHGGGWVVGSRRSHDNTARFLAKYAGVRVLSVEYRLAPEHPFPAAQEDALTAFDFAHEKAGDLGADPRRVAVGGDSAGGNLAAVTAQVATRRGGGVPAFQLLLYPGVDTTRRRRSRELFADGFFLTDDHMTWFIDHYAPEGVDRSDPTLSPLLADDLSGLPPAYIATAGFDPLRDEGEAYAARLADAGVPVALSRQSDLIHGYANFLGVGRRFREALAEAAGALKVGLSRPAAE; from the coding sequence ATGGTGCCACCGGCCCACATCCGCGTCCAGGCCGCGGGCGCGCGGCTGATGTACGGCTTACCGCGACCACTACGTCGCCTCGTGGCGGGCAAGCCCGTTCGCATCGACGGGCAGGAGCTCGCCCTCGACGCACAGCTGCTGCTACGCCTCCAGCAACTCAGCGGGGCCGCACTCGTGCGGGGCTCGGTCGAGTCGTCACGGGCGGCGCTGGACGCCTCGCGGCACCTGGTGAGCGGACCACCCATCCAACCCGTCCTCACCCGCGAGATCGGCATCCCCGCTCACCACGGGGAGATCGCGGCGACCCTCTACACACCCGAGGAGGCGCCGCACGACTCGGGTCTGCTCGTCTTCTACCACGGCGGCGGGTGGGTGGTCGGGTCGCGACGCAGCCACGACAACACGGCCCGCTTCCTCGCCAAGTACGCCGGTGTCCGCGTGCTGTCGGTCGAGTACCGGCTCGCCCCCGAGCACCCCTTCCCGGCCGCGCAGGAGGACGCGCTCACGGCGTTCGACTTCGCCCACGAGAAGGCCGGTGACCTCGGCGCCGACCCGCGTCGCGTGGCCGTGGGCGGCGACAGCGCCGGGGGCAACCTCGCCGCCGTGACCGCCCAGGTGGCGACGCGGCGCGGCGGCGGTGTCCCCGCGTTCCAGCTCCTGCTCTACCCCGGCGTGGACACCACGAGGCGGCGCCGCTCGCGCGAGCTGTTCGCCGACGGGTTCTTCCTCACCGACGACCACATGACCTGGTTCATCGACCACTACGCCCCCGAGGGTGTCGACCGGTCGGACCCCACGCTGTCTCCCCTGCTCGCCGACGACCTCTCCGGCCTGCCACCGGCCTACATCGCGACGGCCGGGTTCGACCCGCTGCGCGACGAGGGTGAGGCCTACGCCGCCAGACTCGCCGACGCGGGTGTGCCCGTGGCGCTGTCCCGGCAGTCGGACCTGATCCACGGCTACGCCAACTTCCTCGGAGTCGGTCGGCGGTTCCGGGAAGCGCTGGCCGAGGCCGCGGGCGCGCTCAAGGTCGGGCTCAGCAGGCCGGCGGCCGAGTAG
- a CDS encoding NADPH-dependent FMN reductase, with protein MTATRAIKVLGLGGSLRNGSQSERALRIALAGAEEFGATTSALTGEALQLPFYDAGVVDRTDRARELVEAVREADGVVVVSPGYHGALSGLVKNALDYVEDLRDDGRPYLHGRAVGLIAVAHGWQAAVTTLNQMRTIAHALRGWPTPFGGAVNSAEVKFDETGGASEERIERNLRLIGRQVTEFASAQLAAGFGASPSG; from the coding sequence GTGACAGCGACACGCGCGATCAAGGTCCTCGGGCTGGGCGGGTCTCTGCGCAACGGCTCGCAGTCCGAGCGAGCTCTGCGCATCGCTCTGGCCGGTGCCGAGGAGTTCGGAGCCACCACGTCCGCGCTCACGGGCGAGGCACTGCAACTGCCGTTCTACGACGCCGGAGTGGTCGACCGCACCGACCGTGCGCGCGAGCTCGTGGAGGCCGTCCGCGAGGCCGACGGCGTGGTCGTCGTGTCGCCCGGCTACCACGGTGCCCTGTCGGGGCTGGTGAAGAACGCGCTCGACTACGTCGAGGACCTGCGCGACGACGGGCGTCCCTACCTGCACGGCCGCGCCGTGGGGCTCATCGCGGTCGCGCACGGCTGGCAGGCGGCGGTCACGACGCTGAACCAGATGCGCACGATCGCACACGCCCTCCGCGGCTGGCCCACCCCGTTCGGGGGCGCGGTCAACAGTGCCGAGGTCAAGTTCGACGAGACCGGCGGCGCCTCCGAGGAGAGGATCGAACGCAACCTCCGCCTCATCGGCCGCCAGGTCACCGAGTTCGCATCCGCCCAGCTCGCCGCGGGTTTCGGTGCTTCCCCGAGCGGGTAA
- a CDS encoding prolyl oligopeptidase family serine peptidase, with protein sequence MSTQHPSPRVPETLFGEPEAEARWRARFSAARVSLPSWALDAPDANLYVSNASGVWELYAWDRATDTHRQVTDRPNGTMHGTVSADGTWIWWFDDTDGDEFGSWVREPFAGGAQGSRPVPALPDVPAGYPAGLALGHELCVVGVSTDDGTALYAHRDGRTERFYASEYDAEVSALSRDERLIAIGHSEHGDSRHPALRVLTSDGFDVVAEKWDGEGKGLGALAFSPVKGDSRLLVQHERRDREELLIWDVESDTETELDIDLPGELTADWYPDGRSLLVAQFDKGRSRLYRYDLDAAAGTTALTSLNSRPGYVGGAAVRPDGAVEYTWSNAAEPPLVRVRDVNGEDRVLITPPGERAPGSRPVEDVFVPGPGGDVHALVSTPEGGAAGTPVPTVFLLHGGPHAADEDRFSAYRAVWLDAGFAVVEVNYRGSTGYGSAWRDAIEGRPGLTELEDVAAVHDWAVDSGLADPERCVVAGASWGGYLTLLALGTQPQRWAAGVAGVPVADYVSAYADEMEPLRAFDRALFGGAPSDVPDVYEACSPITYVDEVRAPVLVLAGDNDPRCPIRQIENYLDRLAERGADYAFYRYDAGHGSLVVSETVKQVALEVDFARRAVGLV encoded by the coding sequence GTGAGCACACAACATCCGAGCCCCCGAGTTCCCGAGACGTTGTTCGGCGAGCCCGAAGCCGAGGCCCGTTGGCGGGCGCGGTTCAGCGCGGCCCGGGTGTCGTTGCCGAGCTGGGCACTCGACGCACCGGACGCGAACCTCTACGTGTCGAACGCGAGCGGCGTCTGGGAGCTGTACGCCTGGGACCGCGCCACCGACACGCACCGTCAGGTCACCGACCGGCCCAACGGCACCATGCACGGCACGGTGTCGGCGGACGGCACGTGGATCTGGTGGTTCGACGACACCGACGGAGACGAGTTCGGCTCGTGGGTGCGGGAACCGTTCGCCGGTGGCGCGCAGGGCAGCCGGCCGGTCCCGGCGCTGCCCGACGTCCCGGCCGGGTACCCGGCGGGCTTGGCGCTCGGCCACGAGCTGTGTGTCGTCGGGGTGTCCACGGACGACGGCACGGCCCTGTACGCGCACCGCGACGGGCGGACCGAACGGTTCTACGCGAGCGAGTACGACGCCGAGGTGTCCGCGCTGTCCCGTGACGAGCGGCTGATCGCGATCGGACACTCCGAGCACGGCGACTCGCGCCACCCGGCGCTGCGGGTGCTGACGTCGGACGGCTTCGACGTCGTGGCGGAGAAGTGGGACGGCGAGGGCAAGGGCCTCGGCGCGCTGGCGTTCTCCCCGGTGAAGGGCGACTCGCGGCTGCTCGTGCAACACGAGCGGCGCGACCGCGAGGAGCTGCTGATCTGGGACGTCGAGTCGGACACGGAGACCGAGCTCGACATCGACCTGCCCGGGGAGCTCACCGCCGACTGGTACCCCGACGGCCGGTCCCTGCTGGTCGCGCAGTTCGACAAGGGCCGCAGCCGCTTGTACCGGTACGACCTCGACGCGGCGGCCGGGACCACGGCGCTGACGTCGTTGAACTCCCGCCCCGGTTACGTCGGTGGCGCCGCGGTACGCCCCGACGGCGCGGTCGAGTACACCTGGTCGAACGCGGCGGAGCCGCCCCTCGTGCGGGTGCGCGACGTGAACGGCGAGGACCGCGTGCTGATCACGCCGCCCGGTGAACGCGCTCCCGGGTCGCGCCCCGTCGAGGACGTCTTCGTGCCCGGCCCGGGTGGTGACGTGCACGCTCTGGTCTCGACACCGGAGGGCGGTGCGGCGGGGACTCCGGTGCCCACCGTGTTCCTGCTGCACGGCGGCCCGCACGCCGCCGACGAGGACCGCTTCTCCGCCTACCGCGCGGTGTGGCTGGACGCCGGCTTCGCCGTGGTGGAGGTCAACTACCGCGGTTCGACCGGCTACGGCTCGGCGTGGCGGGACGCGATCGAGGGCAGGCCCGGGCTCACGGAGCTGGAGGACGTCGCGGCCGTGCACGACTGGGCCGTCGACTCGGGACTCGCCGACCCCGAACGGTGCGTGGTGGCGGGTGCCTCGTGGGGCGGCTACCTGACGCTCCTGGCGCTGGGCACGCAGCCGCAGCGGTGGGCGGCCGGAGTCGCCGGGGTGCCGGTGGCGGACTACGTCTCCGCCTACGCCGACGAGATGGAGCCGCTGCGGGCGTTCGACCGCGCGTTGTTCGGCGGTGCGCCGTCGGACGTGCCCGACGTGTACGAGGCGTGCTCACCGATCACCTACGTCGACGAGGTCCGGGCCCCGGTGCTCGTCCTCGCGGGAGACAACGACCCGCGCTGCCCCATCCGGCAAATCGAGAACTACCTCGACCGGCTCGCCGAGCGCGGTGCCGACTACGCGTTCTACCGCTACGACGCCGGGCACGGCTCGCTCGTCGTGTCCGAGACCGTGAAGCAGGTGGCCCTCGAGGTCGACTTCGCCCGCCGCGCCGTCGGCCTGGTCTGA
- a CDS encoding WhiB family transcriptional regulator, which produces MRYDFSDWRVHAFCRDSDPDGLFVRGAEQNRAKLVCMGCPVRTECLAEALDNRIDFGVWGGMTERERRALLRRRPEVASWRDLLESAKREYEPAAQRVS; this is translated from the coding sequence ATGAGGTACGACTTCTCGGACTGGCGCGTCCATGCGTTCTGCAGGGACAGCGATCCGGATGGCCTGTTCGTGCGGGGAGCCGAACAGAACCGGGCCAAGCTGGTCTGCATGGGTTGTCCGGTCCGCACCGAATGTCTGGCGGAGGCGCTGGACAACCGTATCGACTTCGGCGTCTGGGGCGGCATGACCGAGCGCGAGCGCCGCGCGCTGCTTCGCCGCAGGCCGGAGGTGGCGAGCTGGCGTGACCTGCTCGAATCGGCCAAGCGGGAGTACGAGCCCGCCGCGCAGCGCGTGTCCTGA
- a CDS encoding transglycosylase domain-containing protein, which yields MSIRSGLFKLLGLCLLAGVLVAGLMFPVAGAAGVISNQASETVDSMSSELADEPPPLVTTLTDRDGEPFATLYKQYRIPTTSDQISEAMKWALVSVEDRRFYDHHGVDWKGTLRAAISNSSGGDTQGASTLTQQYVKNYLINVTYRGDELGQQKAQEVSIARKLKEARVAIQLETKMTKDEILTGYLNVVEFSRQIYGVGAAAQAYFGTTADKLKVHEAALLAAMVNNPAVLDPWNNPEKAKERRNFVLDKMVENRKLDPADAEEIKQQPLGVVPGGPDKPASTCISADPEFGFFCQYVEDHLVEDLGMDKDDLYTGGYVIRTTMDREATLKAKEAAEKEVRKEEPNVANTLSLVKPGKDRHEVIALVANKDYGTDADAGQTVYGLPYEVINVLGAGSSFKIFTAAAALEQKKVGIHDTVPVPNFHVSPVFNWGGEHCPTRPSGIRSYCVQNASDNPDSSMSLQDALAKSPNTTFVILEEWTGMGPVVEMAEKLGLRKTMATRFADGRAPDPDHEKTEYSLTQKEYLGPNELAPNGRGFFTLGASPVSGLEMANVAATIMSGGVWCSPTPVLEVNDRAGKDFPVKEPECEQVIPEGVANTLAVGMSKDIAPGGTAARAASSVGWDRPMIGKTGTTQYQGSAAFVGATPQLAGAAMVFRPDRPHGGLTYGGPGNVRATADGNMFGGVTPAQTWFRAMKPIMEGEPVQPLPQPDPEYLKVR from the coding sequence GTGAGTATCCGGAGCGGTCTGTTCAAGCTGCTGGGTCTGTGTCTGCTCGCCGGTGTCCTTGTCGCGGGGCTGATGTTCCCCGTCGCCGGGGCCGCGGGAGTGATCTCCAATCAGGCCAGCGAGACGGTGGATTCGATGTCGTCCGAGCTCGCCGACGAGCCACCACCCCTGGTCACGACCCTGACCGACCGCGACGGTGAACCGTTCGCGACGCTGTACAAGCAGTACCGAATTCCGACCACGTCGGACCAGATCTCCGAGGCCATGAAATGGGCCCTGGTCTCCGTGGAGGACCGTCGTTTCTACGACCACCACGGGGTGGACTGGAAAGGGACGCTTCGGGCCGCGATCAGCAACTCGTCCGGCGGTGACACACAAGGTGCCTCCACGCTGACGCAGCAGTACGTCAAAAACTATTTGATCAATGTCACCTATCGGGGTGACGAACTCGGGCAGCAAAAGGCGCAGGAAGTGTCGATCGCCCGGAAGTTGAAAGAGGCGCGCGTCGCCATTCAGCTCGAGACGAAGATGACCAAGGACGAGATCCTCACCGGGTACCTCAACGTCGTCGAGTTCTCCCGCCAGATCTACGGTGTCGGCGCCGCCGCGCAGGCCTACTTCGGCACCACGGCGGACAAGCTGAAGGTGCACGAGGCCGCACTGCTCGCCGCCATGGTCAACAACCCCGCCGTGCTCGACCCGTGGAACAACCCGGAGAAGGCCAAGGAACGGCGCAACTTCGTGCTCGACAAGATGGTCGAGAACCGCAAGCTCGACCCGGCCGACGCCGAGGAGATCAAGCAGCAGCCGTTGGGCGTGGTGCCCGGTGGTCCGGACAAGCCCGCGTCCACCTGCATCAGCGCGGACCCGGAGTTCGGCTTCTTCTGCCAGTACGTCGAGGACCACCTGGTGGAGGACCTCGGCATGGACAAGGACGACCTCTACACGGGCGGCTACGTCATCCGCACGACGATGGACCGCGAGGCCACGCTGAAGGCGAAGGAGGCCGCGGAGAAAGAAGTCCGCAAGGAGGAGCCGAACGTCGCCAACACGCTGTCGCTGGTGAAGCCCGGCAAGGACCGGCACGAGGTGATCGCGCTCGTGGCCAACAAGGACTACGGGACCGACGCCGACGCGGGCCAGACCGTCTACGGCCTGCCCTACGAGGTCATCAACGTGCTCGGCGCGGGCTCCAGTTTCAAGATCTTCACGGCCGCGGCGGCGCTGGAGCAGAAGAAGGTCGGCATCCACGACACCGTTCCGGTGCCGAACTTCCACGTGTCGCCGGTGTTCAACTGGGGTGGCGAGCACTGTCCGACCCGCCCTTCGGGCATCCGTTCGTACTGCGTGCAGAACGCCAGCGACAACCCGGACTCCTCGATGTCGCTGCAGGACGCGCTGGCCAAGTCGCCCAACACGACGTTCGTGATCCTCGAGGAGTGGACGGGCATGGGCCCGGTCGTGGAGATGGCCGAGAAGCTCGGACTGCGCAAGACGATGGCGACGCGTTTCGCCGACGGGCGGGCTCCCGACCCCGACCACGAGAAGACGGAGTACAGCCTGACGCAGAAGGAATATCTCGGCCCGAACGAGCTGGCGCCGAACGGGCGCGGCTTCTTCACGCTCGGCGCGAGCCCCGTCAGTGGTCTGGAGATGGCGAACGTCGCCGCGACGATCATGAGCGGCGGGGTGTGGTGCTCCCCGACGCCCGTCCTGGAGGTCAACGACCGGGCGGGCAAGGACTTCCCGGTCAAGGAACCGGAGTGCGAACAGGTGATCCCCGAGGGCGTGGCGAACACGCTCGCGGTCGGCATGAGCAAGGACATCGCACCAGGCGGGACGGCGGCGAGGGCCGCGTCCTCGGTGGGCTGGGACCGGCCGATGATCGGTAAGACCGGGACCACGCAGTACCAGGGTTCGGCAGCGTTCGTCGGCGCGACCCCGCAGCTCGCCGGTGCGGCGATGGTCTTCCGCCCCGACCGTCCCCACGGCGGTCTGACCTACGGCGGGCCCGGCAACGTCCGTGCCACGGCCGACGGGAACATGTTCGGTGGCGTGACGCCCGCCCAGACCTGGTTCCGGGCCATGAAGCCGATCATGGAGGGCGAGCCCGTGCAGCCGCTCCCGCAGCCTGATCCGGAGTATCTGAAGGTCAGGTGA
- a CDS encoding class I SAM-dependent methyltransferase: MSEGQSGHANFVLPLLRPGMRVLALGCVPPAGRGDVRLMASLGTATHPLCVVGVDVDVDDLSEARHASLLSAVSTTEFVASSPTALALRSASFDVVYAHGVLDRVREPRCVLAECARVLRPGGLLALSTPDWSRTRVTPRTANVDAALRGWTMLRKREGGDPAAGRHVEDWVRFAGFSDIRSRARFHRGADYRQLGRTIESELAEVLRDAGEHMDPQLASAARSAWMWVRGGQGEVSQCWVETVAVR, translated from the coding sequence GTGAGTGAGGGGCAGTCGGGTCACGCGAACTTCGTGTTGCCGCTGTTGCGGCCGGGTATGCGGGTGCTCGCGCTCGGCTGCGTACCTCCCGCCGGTCGGGGTGACGTCCGGCTGATGGCGAGCCTCGGCACGGCGACGCATCCGCTGTGCGTCGTCGGTGTGGACGTCGACGTCGACGACCTGAGCGAGGCCCGCCACGCGAGCCTGCTGTCCGCGGTCTCCACCACCGAGTTCGTCGCGTCGAGCCCCACCGCCCTCGCGCTGCGGTCGGCGTCGTTCGACGTGGTCTACGCCCATGGGGTGCTGGACCGGGTGCGCGAGCCCCGCTGCGTGCTGGCCGAGTGCGCCCGGGTGCTGCGGCCCGGAGGTCTGCTCGCGCTGTCGACGCCCGACTGGAGCCGGACGAGGGTCACGCCCCGGACGGCCAACGTCGACGCGGCGCTGCGGGGCTGGACCATGCTGCGCAAGCGCGAGGGGGGCGACCCGGCGGCGGGCCGGCACGTCGAGGACTGGGTGCGGTTCGCGGGCTTCTCCGACATCCGCTCCCGCGCCCGCTTCCACCGCGGCGCGGACTACCGGCAGTTGGGCCGGACCATCGAGAGCGAGCTGGCCGAGGTGCTCCGCGACGCCGGCGAGCACATGGACCCCCAGCTCGCGAGTGCCGCGCGTTCGGCCTGGATGTGGGTGCGCGGAGGGCAGGGCGAGGTGAGTCAGTGCTGGGTGGAGACGGTGGCCGTGCGCTGA
- a CDS encoding pentapeptide repeat-containing protein, with amino-acid sequence MTTRPTPRALADLPYHRHLTAVDEPFDDSTDLDRVHVTGAELSTSDAPASSFSECAFSGVGFGTARLARSHFTDVWLNGCRLVGTDLTDSTWFDAELVNTVLAGTVAYDSTLRRVTFHGCKLASVNLRGGRITDVVFADCALEEVDFGGATLTRVRFPGSTLRDVRFDDATMDRVDLREAADLHLRLGPTSLAGLVVDSAQLVALAPTFARALGVTVTD; translated from the coding sequence GTGACCACCCGTCCCACGCCGCGCGCGCTGGCCGACCTGCCCTACCACCGCCACCTCACGGCGGTGGACGAGCCGTTCGACGACTCGACCGATCTCGACCGCGTCCACGTGACGGGAGCAGAGCTGTCCACATCGGATGCGCCGGCCTCGTCGTTCTCCGAGTGCGCGTTCTCCGGTGTGGGCTTCGGCACCGCCAGGCTGGCGCGTTCGCACTTCACCGACGTCTGGTTGAACGGCTGCCGCCTCGTCGGCACGGACCTCACCGACAGCACCTGGTTCGACGCCGAGCTGGTGAACACCGTCCTCGCCGGCACCGTCGCCTACGACAGCACGCTGCGCCGCGTCACCTTCCACGGCTGCAAGCTCGCGTCGGTGAACCTCCGCGGCGGCAGGATCACCGACGTCGTGTTCGCCGACTGTGCGTTGGAGGAGGTCGACTTCGGCGGCGCCACCCTCACCCGGGTGCGGTTCCCCGGGTCGACGCTGCGGGACGTCCGGTTCGACGACGCCACCATGGACCGGGTCGACCTGCGGGAGGCCGCCGACCTGCACCTGCGCCTCGGACCGACGTCGCTGGCCGGCCTCGTCGTCGACAGCGCTCAACTCGTCGCGCTGGCCCCCACCTTCGCCCGGGCTCTCGGCGTCACCGTCACCGACTGA